From Pleurocapsa sp. PCC 7319:
GGCTAAAGTATTGGGACGTGTTTGCGGATCGCGCAATCTACTTGCCAAAATATATGCCGTTGCCCCTGAACCAATGATATTGAGGATATTGTTAAAAAAATTCATTGCAATTTGATGATCTATAAATATGGCTGATTCGTCTTATTTTATTCAAAATAAAGTTTGTTGCTGCTATTCTCCAAGTCGAAATCTGAGCAGAAAGTTTTGTCAATAATTACTTGAATTTTCACAGTTGCGATGATTATCGAATTGCTTAAGATATTTTTACTCATTGCAGTTCATATTGAACCTACAATAACAGCAGTACCAAGACAGTCAATTAAAATTAACTCAGGAGTAGGCGTTATGGCTTATCAGGTAACTCTCAATGGTACTCAACAACTGACAATTAGCAATCAGGGTAAACAAACTCAAATTACTTTGATTGCCAGTAGTCCAGGGCAACAACAAAGTTAGAATAACAGCTTTACTACTGGGAAATGGGTTAAACCACCGCAGCTATTTAGCACTAACCAAGGTTTTTTGCTCTCAGTGTGGGGCAGAAGCAAAGCCAGGCGATCGCTTTTGTCGCAGTTGTGGTCAAGATTTAAGTCAGTAATCTTTGACTGCTCACCGCCAATAGCCTTTTTCAAACTGAGAGTTACTTTCAATGTTTATAACGATAATCAAGGGATAGAAAAAATATTTCCTTTTGATATTATTCCTCGTATTATTGATAGTAATGAATGGAAAAAATTAGAGCAAGGATTAAAACAAAGAATTCAAACTTTAAATTTATTTCTTAACGATCTTTATGGTTCTCAAAAAATCATCAAAGACGGGAAAATTCCTGCTGAAATAATTTATGCGGCTTCAGGTTTTCTCAAACCATGTTTAGGTATCAACCCCCCCCGTAGGAGTTAGGGCTGTTTCATTCTGGTAAAAGATAGATGAGGGATTAGGGAATTGGGGAATTGGGGATATTTTGAGACAAATATGCCGATTTTTCACGCATATTAATGGAAGCATAGTTGTTGTTAATCAACGAAATTTTTGCTCATTTAAGTCGAGCTACCAGAATAATTATCCAGAAAATTAAGACTAAATTAAGGCAAAAATCAGCTAACTTAAGTTTATTGCCCCATTTCCCTAAGTCCCAACTTCCCTAACATTTAAAATCGTTAACTTATTTGACTTTGAAATAGCCCTACCTCAAGTTGGGGGACTTTTTAGGGATTAGAAAACTAGATTAGGCAAAATATAGGATTTAAACTAAAGCCGCCGCTGCCGCTTTAACACCCGCCTTAGCATCAAAATCATGACCCAGCTCTAATAGAGTCGCTTCTAAACAAGAGATCGTCATCATCACGTCGCGATCGCTAATAAAGCCTAAGTGACCAATGCGGAATATTTTACCCTTGAGGTGGTCTTGACCACCTGCCAGAGCGATATCATATTTTTGTCGCATTATAGATCTAATATCTTCAGCACGATCGGTGGCGATCGCCGTAACCGCAGTACTAGCTGCATCATCGGGAGCGAGAAGGTCTAATCCCAATGCCTTGGCAGCAGCACGAGTGGCATTAGTTAAGCGTAGATGACGAGCAAAGATATTCTCTAATCCTTCTCTCTGCATTATCTGAAGGGCAGTTTGTAAGCCAAACATTAAATTGATTGGCGGCGTGAAAGGAGTACTATTTTTAGCGTTGGCTTTTTTGTATTTACCCAAATCCATATAAAAACGAGGAAACTTACTAGTTTCATAAGCCTGCCACGCCTTATCGTTCACGGAGATGAAACCTAATCCAGGGGGAATCATATAACCCTTTTGTGAGCCAGATGCGACCACATCTAAATCCCACTCATCAATGGGTAGATTGTATGCACCCAGACTAGTTACTGCATCGACAATGATTAGAGCTTTACCATGAGCTTTGACGTATTTGTTAATGGTTTCTAAGTCGTTAAGTACTCCCGCTGAAGTTTCCGAGTGAGTAATGACAACCGCTTTTATTTCCTTGTTGGTATCCGCTTCTAACTTGGTGCGAAATTCTTCTGTGTCGAGAGGTATTCCCCATTCAGCAGTAATTCGCTCAGTTTGCATCCCAAAAACCTCGCAAATTTGTGCCCAGCGATCGCCAAATTTACCATTTACGCCAACTAAAACGCGATCGCCTGGACTGAGAAAGTTGATCATCCCTGCTTCCATTGCCCCCGTACCTGATACGTTGAGGGATAGGACTTCGTTCTTAGTTTGATGTAGCCATTGCAAATTTTGATTGATCTCAGAGATGATCTTACTAAAATCACCGCTACGGTGTCCGATAGGATGTTTGCCTAATGCGCTTAATACTTTTTCTGGAACTGGGGTAGGCCCAGGAATCATTAATATGTGCTTATCTTCCATTAGTCTTCCTAATATTCAGCTGGTAGAATCGTTCATTTTATCTTATGTAGATGGTGTCATAACATTTACTAAAAAACTTAGTAGAAGTTTACTTTACTTACGAATTAAAACTGTTATCAAGAAGAATTAAGAAGAAGATCTAACAACTAACATTTCATGTCATGATAGTAAACTGCTTTTCTGAAACGAATCGAGGTTTAAATAATAATGGCTCATCTTAGATTAGGCGATACTGTCCCTGATTTTACTCAAGCTTCCAATATGGGGGATATTTCCTTCTATGAGTGGGCTGGAGACAGTTGGGTAGTTCTTTTCTCTCATCCTGCTGATTACACTCCTGTCTGCACTACAGAGTTAGGCGAAGTTGCCAAACTCAGAGCAGAATTTGACAAGCGTAACGTTAAAACGATTGCCTTAAGTGTTGATGATGTAGAGTCTCACAAAGGTTGGATTGGCGATATTGACGAAACACAAAGTACAAAAGTTGACTATCCTATTTTGGCGGATGCAGATAAAAAGGTTTCTGACCTCTATGACATGATTCATCCCAATGCCAATGCCAAAGTCACTGTGCGTTCAGTATTCATTATTGATCCTAACAAAAAATTACGTCTAACTCTAACTTATCCTCCTAGTACAGGTCGTAATTTCCCCGAAATTCTTAGAGTAATTGATTCTTTACAATTAACAGACAACTATCAAGTTGCCACTCCTGTTAATTGGAAAGATGGTGAAGATGTTGTGGTTTCTCCAGCAATTCCCACTGATGAAGCTAAACAAAAATTCCCCAAAGGAGTCGAAGAAATCAAACCTTACTTGCGGATGACTCCTCAGCCTAACAAGTAAAGTTAAAATGTTTGTCTTATATAGCTTTAGAATCTATTTTGAGGGTGGGTCTTACCTACCCTTTATTTATTTGTAAAAAGATTTTAATCAACTAATCGATTTAAATCCGAGATTGGAGCTTATGCTCGTTCTAAATTTATGAGATGATTAAGAGTTATTAATCGATTGTTTAGATATAGGAGTTAGAGTGTGGCAGAAATTCAATTTTCTAGAGGTATAAAAGAAGAGATAGTCCCTGATATAAAAGTTACTCGTTCTAAAACTGGAAACACTGGTACAGCTACTTTTTATTTTGAAGATCCCAAAATTTTGAGTAAAGATAGTACTGACGAGATTACAGGAATGTATCTGGTCGACGACGAAGGAGAAATCGTTAGTCGAGAAGTAAAAGGGAAATTTGTTAATGGTGAAGCTAGAGCAATTGAAGCTGTACTGATTATGAAATCAACAGATGAGTGGGAACGTTTTATTCGGTTTATGAATCAATATGCTGAAGAAAACGGTTTAGGATTAGATAAATCTTAATCTCCTAGATATTTTAGATAAAAAAATCAAGATAATTTCTAAGTACCGGGAGATTTCGTTTAGTACGAAATTTCCCGATTGTTAACTATTCTTTTGTTAATGTATGAACATAAATGCTAATAAATAAGCATCATTATATTTTGTCTATTTTTAGGTATTTTTATTAACCAAAAATATATAGACATTTATAAACGTTGTGTTTAAATATGCTTA
This genomic window contains:
- a CDS encoding zinc ribbon domain-containing protein, coding for MPVVQGNNKVRITALLLGNGLNHRSYLALTKVFCSQCGAEAKPGDRFCRSCGQDLSQ
- a CDS encoding alanine--glyoxylate aminotransferase family protein, encoding MEDKHILMIPGPTPVPEKVLSALGKHPIGHRSGDFSKIISEINQNLQWLHQTKNEVLSLNVSGTGAMEAGMINFLSPGDRVLVGVNGKFGDRWAQICEVFGMQTERITAEWGIPLDTEEFRTKLEADTNKEIKAVVITHSETSAGVLNDLETINKYVKAHGKALIIVDAVTSLGAYNLPIDEWDLDVVASGSQKGYMIPPGLGFISVNDKAWQAYETSKFPRFYMDLGKYKKANAKNSTPFTPPINLMFGLQTALQIMQREGLENIFARHLRLTNATRAAAKALGLDLLAPDDAASTAVTAIATDRAEDIRSIMRQKYDIALAGGQDHLKGKIFRIGHLGFISDRDVMMTISCLEATLLELGHDFDAKAGVKAAAAALV
- a CDS encoding peroxiredoxin codes for the protein MAHLRLGDTVPDFTQASNMGDISFYEWAGDSWVVLFSHPADYTPVCTTELGEVAKLRAEFDKRNVKTIALSVDDVESHKGWIGDIDETQSTKVDYPILADADKKVSDLYDMIHPNANAKVTVRSVFIIDPNKKLRLTLTYPPSTGRNFPEILRVIDSLQLTDNYQVATPVNWKDGEDVVVSPAIPTDEAKQKFPKGVEEIKPYLRMTPQPNK
- the psb28 gene encoding photosystem II reaction center protein Psb28, with amino-acid sequence MAEIQFSRGIKEEIVPDIKVTRSKTGNTGTATFYFEDPKILSKDSTDEITGMYLVDDEGEIVSREVKGKFVNGEARAIEAVLIMKSTDEWERFIRFMNQYAEENGLGLDKS